The following nucleotide sequence is from Tardiphaga sp. 709.
ACTCTCCACAGCACCGCGCCTAGTCTGTCTGGCCGAACGCAATCTGCACTGCTCAAGGTGCGAGATCATGCGATACCGGCAGGGAGCGAGACATGAAGCATGACGGCGGCGATCACCTTCACGCGCACGACAGCGCGATGACCGAGAAATACGGCAGCACCACACTGGCAACACTCCGCAAGATCTACGGCAAGTTCTTCGCAGCCGGGCACCCCGACACGCTCACCCTCAGTGAAGTGCTGCCGAAGCTCAACGACACGTCGCTCAGTCAGCTCCGCCGCGATCACGACACCGGACATCTCAAGAAGAAGATCTCGAAGGCGGCGTGATGCGACGCGTTGGCGCTGTGGCTAGAACGCCTTGCGCAGCAACATCACGGTCAGAACGATCACGACGACCGGCGCTCCCAATGTCACCGGCAGCAGCCACGGACTGTCGGCGTCGATGAGTGTGGCGGGAATGACGCCGATCAAGGCATGATCGACGATCCAGACCATTGCGGACACGATACTGGCGGTTTCGAACTTCAGACGCGGCATGCCGGCGATGCCCGCGACGCTGGTGACCAGTGCGCGCGCCGGCCCGATATGGTAGCCGACCATGATCGCCGCGATGCCGTAGCGCTCGAATAGCCCGCGTACCCGCGCCACCAGTTGCTGACGCGATTGGAGCATCCGCATCTCCAGCAGCCTCGGCCCGCACCGTTTGCCGAGCTCATAGGACACGCTCATGCCGAGCACCGCGCCGCCGATGGCCCAAAGGACGAAAGTCCAGGACACCACGCCGGCGCCGATCAGCACCCCTGTCGCCGTCACGATGGCGGCGGCCGGCACCACGAAACTGGAGCCGACCAGACATCCGAAGAAGGCGATGACGAAGCCAAGCGGTCCAGCCCAATCGGCTTGCGCGGCGATTAGCGCCGAGATTTTCTGAATAATGTCCATCAGGGAGGAGATTCCGAACCGGCGCGCTGTGTTTCGTCCATCACCAGCAATGAAACAAAACCGCGGTCGAAGAAACCGTTTCCTCGCCTCCGCGCAAACCGCCTGAAGCGAACGCCCTCTATCCCATCGCTCCAACGACGCGCCGATCGGCGCACGGATGGACACAAGATCGAGGGACACACGATGACATTCACCACCGCGAAGCTCGCCGCCGCCACCGTTCTTGCATTCGGCATGCTGACCACCGTCTGCCACGCCTACAGCGCCGAACAGGAACAGCTTTGCACGGGCGATGCGATGCGACTGTGCAGTTCGGAAATCCCGGATGTCGATCGCGTCACGGCTTGCATGATCCGCAACAAGTCTCAGCTAAGCGATGGCTGCAAGTCGGTCTTTGCGCCTGCGTCGGCCTATCAGCCGGCATCGCTACGGACCACGAAGCCGGTCAATCTGGTGCCGGCCCGGATTCGTTGACGCCTAGCGCCGGCGCGCCACAGCGACGCCGAGCAGAAAAGCAACCAGCAGCGACCCCAGCGGCGCTTCGCGTGCGACATTGGCCAGGATGCTCAACGGCATCCCTGGCTTCTTGCCGGACTCGATGGCACCGCCGATACGGTGCGCGGTCTCGGTCACCGCCTCTTTCACATCCGTGATCGTTTCTGTGATTGTCGACCGGGCCTCAGGCACGGGCTCGACGCCTTCGTAGATGTAGGGGGGGTCTTTGCGTCGTCGGCCATGGTCATTTCCCGTGCAGTATGAGCTGTGTCAGCCCAATCGACCGAACACTGATTGGTTCCGGCCCTGGCCCGGGCCCGCTAGCTTCTCTTTTGTCGCAGGCGGCTCCCGCAAGAGTCACTCTTTCCGGTCTGCCCGGCCGTCTATAATTAAGTTCCATGAACCTGCTCGAATCGCTCCCCACCGTGATCGGTATCGCCGCCGTGGCACCAGCTCTGCTGTTGCTGTGGCTGGTGATTGCTGCCGATGAACGGCCGGGACCGCCCGGGTTGGTCTGGGCGTCATTCCTGCTGGGGGCCGCCAGCATCTCCCTGCTCGGCTATGCCCGCGCGCTGTTCGCGGCAATTCCGGGTCTTACGGACAACCCGACCCTGGCCATGGTGCTCCACGCCGTGTTTGGCGTCGCCGCGCCGGAGGAGATCGTGAAGATCTTCGTCATCATCGCGGTGTCCACCCAGCGCGCCCGGACGGCCGATCCAATGGACACGGTGGTTTACGGCGCCGCCGCCGGCCTCGGCTTCGCCGCCTACGAGAATCTCGTCTATCTCCTGCAATATCCCGAGATGTGGCGGACGCTCGCGGTGCTGCGCAGCGTACTGACCGTGCCGTTTCACGGCGCGCTCGGCGTCATCGCCGGCGCCTATATCGCCATCACCCGCTCCGGCCGCGCGCTCGGCGCCCATCGCCGCGACGGCTGGGCTTTCATTCGCACACCCATGCTCATTGTTCTCGCGCCGGTGACGCTGCATGCCTGTTTCGATCTTCCTTTGCTGACGCTGCAGCGACATCCGGAGATCGTCGGCGTGATGCGCCGCGTGCTCGAGGCCGCCGGCGTGGTGATTGGCTTCGGCACCATTGCGCTGGCGGCGCGGCTGGTCAGGCGGATCGGCGCGCATCATGCGCCACATACCGAGGTGTCACGCGAGCGGCTCAGCCAGTTGCGCGGCATGTGGGCGCTGCTGGTCGCCGGCGGCGGCGCGGGCTTTGCCGGCACAGCCTTTTTGCTGACCTCGATTCATCACTGGTTTACGAACCCGGCGCGCAACGTCACCATGGTGCTGATCCCACTCGGTCTGGCATCGATCGCCATCGGGGCAGTGCTGCTGGTGCTGACGACGACGGCCTATATTCTCGGTCGCAACCGCATGCGCACGGCCGCACCGGCCATGACCATGCAGTCGTAACGTTCAAGACCTCGCGCGACATTCGAGTTATACCCGATCAACAAACTTGCACGCTTCCGCGTGTGAGCGGATAAATGCGAGGCACGGCCAGCATGCTGCCGGCCAGATCGGGACATCGCCGCCATGACCATGCCGCCCAACCTCGCCGAGTTGCAATCGAAGATGAGCGCCGCCGTGCGCGCACATTGGAAGGCATTTCTGATCGAGGGCATCGTGCTGGTGATCCTCGGCTTCGCCGCGATGATCGTGCCGCAGGTGGCCAGTATCGCCGTTACCGTCATGCTTGGCTGGATGTTCTTCATCTCGGGCGTTGCAGCGCTGCTGATGACTTTCTGGGCCCGTCAGACACCAGGCTTCATCTGGTCGCTGATTTCAGCAATCCTCGGCATCGGCGCCGGCATCATTCTGCTTACGCGCCCGGCCGAAAGCACGCTGACACTGACATTCGTGGTTGGCGTCTATTTCCTCGCCGAGGGCGTAGCGACCATCATGTACGCGCTCCAGCATCGCAAGGAATTGTCGGAGCGCTGGAGCTGGATGGCCTTCTCCGGCCTGATGGATATCGTGATCGCCTTCATCATCATCTCGGGCCTGCCCGGCACGGCAGCCTGGGCCATCGGCTTGATGGTCGGCATCAATCTGGTGATCGGCGGCGCTTCGCTGATCGGCTTGGCGATGGCCGCCCGCAAGAAGGCCTGACCCCGCCAACTGTCTGCAGGGGCTCAGCAGCCCTTGCAGATATTCTTGATCATGCGATCAAGTTCGCGATCCTGCGCGTCAATGCGGGACGGATCGTTCTTGCCGGTCTCGGGCGGCAGATCACCCGGGCGTGGCTGGCGATGGCCGACGGGAGCCTCTGGCAGAGCGCCGCCGCTGTTGGTCTGTGTGGTCGGCTGCGAGCGCAGGCCCTTGGGTGGCAGGTTGCGGGACGAATCCTGCGCCAGAGCCAGCGAATGGCCGAGAACGAACAGGCCTGCCGTCATCACGAACAATGTTTTCATTTTTTGTCTCCGACACCAGGTGGCGCGTGTAAGCCGATCGCTACGGCTTCGGTGGATAGATATGAACGTCGCCGCAGTAATCCACAACACGATAGACCGATTCCGCAGAAGCTTCACCGTCAGGCTTGAGGCTGATTGAAGAATTCTCAGACAAATATTCGGGACCGATCGGCGCCTTGCCATAACCGCCGGGAATATCGAGCACATAATCCGGCTGGCACAATCCGGA
It contains:
- a CDS encoding DedA family protein — its product is MDIIQKISALIAAQADWAGPLGFVIAFFGCLVGSSFVVPAAAIVTATGVLIGAGVVSWTFVLWAIGGAVLGMSVSYELGKRCGPRLLEMRMLQSRQQLVARVRGLFERYGIAAIMVGYHIGPARALVTSVAGIAGMPRLKFETASIVSAMVWIVDHALIGVIPATLIDADSPWLLPVTLGAPVVVIVLTVMLLRKAF
- a CDS encoding PrsW family glutamic-type intramembrane protease, translating into MNLLESLPTVIGIAAVAPALLLLWLVIAADERPGPPGLVWASFLLGAASISLLGYARALFAAIPGLTDNPTLAMVLHAVFGVAAPEEIVKIFVIIAVSTQRARTADPMDTVVYGAAAGLGFAAYENLVYLLQYPEMWRTLAVLRSVLTVPFHGALGVIAGAYIAITRSGRALGAHRRDGWAFIRTPMLIVLAPVTLHACFDLPLLTLQRHPEIVGVMRRVLEAAGVVIGFGTIALAARLVRRIGAHHAPHTEVSRERLSQLRGMWALLVAGGGAGFAGTAFLLTSIHHWFTNPARNVTMVLIPLGLASIAIGAVLLVLTTTAYILGRNRMRTAAPAMTMQS
- a CDS encoding HdeD family acid-resistance protein, producing MTMPPNLAELQSKMSAAVRAHWKAFLIEGIVLVILGFAAMIVPQVASIAVTVMLGWMFFISGVAALLMTFWARQTPGFIWSLISAILGIGAGIILLTRPAESTLTLTFVVGVYFLAEGVATIMYALQHRKELSERWSWMAFSGLMDIVIAFIIISGLPGTAAWAIGLMVGINLVIGGASLIGLAMAARKKA